The Phormidium sp. PBR-2020 DNA segment GAACCGAAGTCGATTGAACTTCGTTTGTCCACCTGTGCCTGTGCTGACTGGGACTCCTGTGGCTTTGAGAGCCTTGAACAAGGCCCACCGAGTCGAGTTGACGGCAGCCGCATCTTTAAGAGGTGATTTTGCCTGCCTCAGAAGACGACTGAGGACATCAGGCTGCCCCGATAAAAAATCCCGAATGTCCCCATTGCCTTTGGCTTGATTGCACGAGCGGCAAGCCATCGTCAGGTTAGACACCCGGTCAGAGCCACCCTTAGACCGGGGCTGAATATGCTCAACTTCAAGGGGTACATGTTTAGCACCACAGTAAGCACAGGTTCGGCCCCACTTTTCCAACAGGTATTCCCTGACTTCGTAGCCTTGTAAGGCTCCCTGCTGATACTCAACACCTGAGATATCCGGGTTTTCCATCAATTGTAGGTCAAACCGTACTAGCTCTTGAGCCATGTGGCCAACTGGGGCAAGTCTACGGAATCGGTTAACCCAGGTCATCAGAGTATCGACTCGATGCTGCAAGCTTGGAGCTAGCCAACCCTCGCTCCGGGTCCGATTCAAGAACCGAGCCGGCCGATATCGGGTCTTGCGGTTTCGTCGAGAACGTCGCCGTTGACGACGGGACCGCAAGGCTTCTACTATCTGCTGTCCT contains these protein-coding regions:
- a CDS encoding HNH endonuclease gives rise to the protein MSNHVFVLDRNRKPLTPCQPGVARSLLNAGKASVFRRYPFTIILNKEVDANPEPLELKLDPGSKVTGIALKQGNRIIFAAELQHRGQQIVEALRSRRQRRRSRRNRKTRYRPARFLNRTRSEGWLAPSLQHRVDTLMTWVNRFRRLAPVGHMAQELVRFDLQLMENPDISGVEYQQGALQGYEVREYLLEKWGRTCAYCGAKHVPLEVEHIQPRSKGGSDRVSNLTMACRSCNQAKGNGDIRDFLSGQPDVLSRLLRQAKSPLKDAAAVNSTRWALFKALKATGVPVSTGTGGQTKFNRLRFNLPKAHWLDAACVGDVESLDIVTSKPLLIIAKGHGTRRMCGTNKYGFPTRHRSRRQIHNGFQTGDIVAATVTAGKKIGSHVGRVLCRASGSFDITTASGRVAGINHKYCKPIHRKDGYAYA